The Leptospira johnsonii genome window below encodes:
- the rpsO gene encoding 30S ribosomal protein S15, with the protein MVTTEQKKQIISTFAKGKGDTGSTEVQVALLDAQIKDLNEHFKTHKKDFHSKTGLLKLVSKRKKLLEYLKRQDLERYKKLIETLGLRK; encoded by the coding sequence ATGGTAACTACGGAACAAAAGAAGCAAATTATTTCCACATTTGCAAAAGGAAAGGGGGACACCGGTTCAACGGAAGTTCAAGTCGCCCTCCTAGATGCTCAAATCAAAGATCTTAACGAGCATTTTAAAACTCATAAGAAAGATTTTCATTCTAAAACAGGCCTTCTTAAATTAGTAAGCAAACGTAAAAAATTATTGGAATATCTAAAACGCCAAGATCTAGAACGTTACAAAAAGCTAATTGAAACTCTCGGACTCCGTAAGTAA